The following are encoded together in the Planctomycetota bacterium genome:
- the smc gene encoding chromosome segregation protein SMC — MRLARLVLSGFKSFADTTEFRFDSPLTGVVGPNGCGKSNVVDAVKWVLGERSAKSLRGGAMMDVIFAGSASRKPAGMASVILVFENPKMQEFLQRSESSPELVEAEEFGDEPADGEVIRREAVRDRVLPVDSDEVQVERRLWADGRSEYLVNSRKVRLRDIRELFLDTGIGNDAYCIIEQGKVDAMLRAQPVERRSILEEAAGVARFRSRKHEAARKLDLAERHLVAVREQLLGVERRLRIVRGQAEKAKKFRLLEDRRSSLRRSVAFEQYHELREQLVGLTNQVTTLEEKRRQVTAQLESTEQRRLDADADRAQKLDRRHSLEQSQLEAAGIERQAQQRLEFLERARAENLQAAESEGQRLAAMKVKLGEFSASLEDAQSLTAAAESQVTEAEQAAASASRERAVASERLSESEQEMRRRGESATGIERERARAAGRLAAMDERVPLLNEEVKRLTARVESLQSELATLESQRAQELESRKLAEQEIERLHTQLQAEASAVEAVGDRQAEAIARLSSRREERSSLESRLRLLDEMASMGEGLDEAVKRILSERQNYAWFAGMLGDLIETDGQHATFIESALGEDLQMLLVSSHADLETAVDSIRSQEGRVRIGAIDRVPAPAAERPRQPGVEPLVDAVRCSNELKPLVHSLLGDAFVVDSLAAALRLANGEYRGATLVSRCGAMVDHRGQIHMTGARALRSGVLARRVERGELEAAIAAISVEITMAEGDLSGLTEESKIAAARHREADESMKLAMRKRLDAQYQADRLEQLASRVRHDRDRTDLERHEADRRLREIDQERSEGAAKVASLDRLLGEERTGIAVATEAANGIRQSLEAANESLAAARTRLGESTALLQGRQRERRLVETQFDEAKLQDAELQSDAERRAERSQDLARQQAEAEAQKALAADQQQAAAAQVAVMAEQLEQAVMLAEQLSEAMRIVRDEAARVERDHSAVEMSRREAEVRRESIEESSLSELAIDLSSGYPDYVAERSVPGFMTPDREAASREADQLRDEIKALGNVNMEAIDELSQLEGKNEELSRQVGDIDAARAGLSELVLKLDDVSRRKFKETFEAVRERFAGNDGMFRRLFGGGSADLYLIPMENGEVDWLESGVEIRAKPPGKEPRVISQLSGGEKTMTAVALLMAIFRSRPSPFCILDEVDAALDEANVERFTKALPPFLDRSHFIIITHHKRTMQACRELHGVTMAERGVSRRVSVRVDQVGEDGRIAAAATETAGV, encoded by the coding sequence ATGCGACTGGCTCGACTGGTACTCAGCGGCTTCAAGAGTTTCGCTGACACAACTGAATTCAGATTCGATTCCCCTCTGACCGGCGTGGTCGGGCCCAACGGCTGCGGCAAGAGCAATGTGGTGGACGCGGTGAAGTGGGTGCTGGGCGAGCGCAGCGCCAAGAGCCTGCGCGGCGGCGCCATGATGGACGTGATCTTCGCCGGCAGCGCGTCGCGCAAGCCCGCGGGCATGGCCAGCGTCATCCTGGTCTTCGAGAACCCGAAAATGCAGGAGTTCCTGCAGCGATCCGAGTCCTCCCCCGAGCTCGTGGAGGCCGAGGAATTCGGCGACGAGCCCGCCGACGGCGAGGTCATCCGGCGCGAGGCGGTTCGCGACCGCGTGCTGCCGGTCGACAGCGACGAGGTGCAGGTGGAGCGCCGCCTCTGGGCGGATGGCCGCAGCGAATATCTGGTGAACTCGCGCAAGGTGCGCCTGCGCGACATCCGCGAACTATTTCTGGACACCGGCATCGGCAACGACGCCTACTGCATCATCGAGCAGGGCAAGGTGGATGCGATGCTGCGCGCCCAGCCCGTGGAGCGGCGCTCCATCCTCGAAGAGGCCGCCGGCGTGGCGCGCTTCCGATCGCGCAAGCACGAAGCCGCGCGCAAGCTTGATCTGGCGGAGCGCCACCTGGTCGCGGTGCGCGAGCAACTGCTGGGCGTCGAGCGCCGACTGCGCATCGTGCGCGGTCAGGCCGAGAAGGCCAAGAAGTTCCGACTGCTCGAGGATCGCCGCAGCAGCCTGCGACGCTCGGTGGCATTCGAGCAATACCACGAATTGCGCGAGCAGCTGGTTGGCCTGACCAACCAGGTGACCACGCTCGAGGAGAAGCGAAGGCAGGTCACGGCCCAGTTGGAGAGCACCGAGCAGCGGCGCCTGGACGCCGACGCCGACCGCGCCCAAAAACTGGATCGACGCCATTCCCTCGAGCAATCGCAGCTGGAAGCCGCCGGAATCGAGCGGCAAGCCCAGCAGAGGCTTGAGTTCCTGGAGCGGGCCCGCGCGGAGAATCTGCAGGCGGCGGAGTCGGAGGGACAGCGTCTGGCGGCGATGAAGGTCAAGCTGGGTGAGTTTTCCGCAAGCCTTGAGGATGCACAATCCCTGACGGCGGCGGCCGAGTCTCAGGTGACCGAGGCGGAGCAGGCCGCGGCCAGCGCGTCGCGCGAGCGGGCGGTTGCCTCCGAGCGCCTGAGCGAGTCCGAGCAGGAAATGCGCCGGCGCGGCGAGAGCGCCACCGGCATCGAGCGTGAGCGCGCCCGGGCCGCCGGACGACTGGCGGCCATGGATGAGCGCGTCCCCCTTCTCAACGAGGAAGTCAAGCGACTCACGGCGCGCGTTGAGAGTCTGCAGAGCGAGCTCGCCACGCTTGAATCGCAGCGCGCCCAGGAACTGGAATCGCGAAAGCTCGCCGAGCAGGAAATCGAGCGGCTGCACACGCAGCTGCAGGCCGAAGCGTCCGCGGTCGAAGCCGTCGGCGACCGTCAGGCAGAGGCGATCGCGCGGCTCTCATCGCGGCGCGAGGAGCGCTCAAGCCTGGAGAGCCGGCTGCGCCTGCTCGACGAAATGGCCTCGATGGGCGAGGGCCTGGACGAGGCGGTCAAGCGCATTCTCTCGGAGCGGCAGAACTACGCGTGGTTCGCCGGCATGCTCGGCGACCTGATCGAGACCGACGGCCAGCACGCCACCTTCATCGAATCCGCATTGGGCGAGGACCTGCAGATGCTGCTGGTGAGCAGCCACGCCGACCTCGAGACCGCGGTGGATTCCATCCGCAGCCAGGAGGGCCGGGTGCGCATCGGTGCCATCGACCGAGTCCCCGCCCCCGCCGCCGAGCGACCTCGGCAGCCCGGCGTGGAGCCGCTGGTCGACGCGGTTCGCTGCAGCAATGAATTGAAGCCGCTGGTTCACTCCCTGCTGGGCGACGCCTTCGTGGTGGATTCGCTGGCGGCGGCACTTCGCCTGGCCAATGGCGAATACCGCGGCGCGACGCTGGTGAGCCGCTGCGGGGCGATGGTCGATCATCGCGGCCAGATTCACATGACCGGCGCCCGGGCCCTGCGCTCCGGTGTGCTGGCACGGCGTGTGGAGCGCGGCGAGCTCGAGGCCGCGATCGCCGCCATCTCCGTGGAGATCACCATGGCCGAGGGCGACCTCTCCGGCCTCACTGAGGAATCCAAGATCGCCGCCGCCCGCCACCGCGAGGCGGATGAAAGCATGAAGCTGGCCATGCGCAAGCGACTCGACGCGCAGTACCAGGCCGACCGGCTGGAGCAGCTCGCTTCGCGCGTCCGGCACGACCGCGACCGCACCGACCTGGAACGCCATGAGGCGGACCGCCGCTTGCGCGAAATCGATCAGGAGCGCAGCGAGGGCGCCGCCAAGGTCGCCAGCCTCGACCGACTTCTTGGCGAGGAACGCACCGGCATCGCCGTGGCCACGGAAGCCGCCAATGGAATCCGGCAATCGCTTGAGGCGGCCAACGAATCGCTGGCCGCGGCGCGCACCCGCCTTGGCGAGTCGACGGCACTTTTGCAGGGACGGCAGCGCGAGCGCCGCCTGGTTGAGACCCAGTTCGACGAGGCGAAACTTCAGGACGCCGAGCTTCAGAGCGACGCCGAGCGCCGCGCCGAGCGCTCGCAGGATCTGGCCCGGCAGCAGGCCGAGGCTGAGGCCCAGAAGGCTTTGGCCGCCGATCAACAGCAGGCCGCGGCGGCGCAGGTCGCCGTGATGGCGGAGCAACTCGAGCAGGCCGTGATGCTTGCCGAGCAGCTTTCCGAGGCGATGCGGATCGTCCGCGACGAAGCCGCCCGCGTGGAACGCGACCACTCGGCGGTCGAGATGAGCCGACGCGAGGCGGAGGTCCGCCGTGAATCCATCGAGGAGAGTTCGCTCTCTGAGCTGGCGATCGACCTTTCCTCGGGCTATCCCGATTATGTGGCCGAGCGCTCCGTGCCCGGCTTCATGACCCCCGATCGCGAGGCCGCCAGCCGAGAAGCCGACCAGCTGCGCGACGAGATCAAGGCCCTGGGCAACGTCAACATGGAGGCCATCGACGAACTCTCCCAGCTCGAGGGCAAGAACGAGGAGCTCTCCCGACAGGTGGGCGACATTGACGCTGCCCGAGCCGGGCTCAGCGAGCTGGTGCTCAAGCTGGACGACGTGAGCCGCCGCAAGTTCAAGGAGACCTTCGAGGCGGTGCGCGAACGCTTCGCCGGCAACGACGGCATGTTCCGGCGACTCTTCGGCGGCGGCAGCGCCGACCTCTACCTGATCCCGATGGAGAACGGCGAAGTCGACTGGCTGGAGAGCGGCGTGGAGATCCGCGCCAAACCCCCCGGCAAGGAACCCCGCGTGATCAGCCAGCTCTCCGGCGGCGAGAAGACCATGACCGCCGTGGCCCTGCTGATGGCGATCTTCCGCAGCCGCCCCAGCCCCTTCTGCATCCTGGACGAGGTGGACGCCGCCTTGGACGAGGCCAACGTGGAGCGATTCACCAAGGCCCTGCCCCCCTTCCTGGACCGCAGCCACTTCATCATCATCACCCACCACAAGCGCACCATGCAGGCCTGCCGCGAGCTGCACGGCGTGACCATGGCCGAGCGCGGCGTGAGCCGGCGGGTTTCGGTGCGGGTGGACCAGGTGGGCGAGGATGGCCGAATCGCCGCCGCGGCGACCGAAACCGCGGGCGTTTGA
- a CDS encoding flagellar basal body P-ring protein FlgI, whose amino-acid sequence MRFVLCLILICVASSCSNIEKATPQPKSSFVQRPPVEMDVDPIMRGTIAGEAVLLGFNDTVVRGYGLVVGLKGTGSRAMPVEVRALLLREMGRRNMSDPLLNLGGSPSRLLDTDDVAAVIVEGIIPPGAIAGTKFDVRLFAAPGTSTTSLEGGRLWTTDLRPGILTSGAQQAFPIAEAGGPIFINPFSTAVAVGSDAVDRLSGRILEGGTVLKDRSLKLRLATPSHNRTRTIQSAINGLFPREVGQKNDTAMGKSDELIDLTVPPSFKDRTGDFAQLIRHSPVDIGATEQTATNIRRSLVANPGAAEAAAWRWQSLGKKSIPIIQELYTNPEEQPRMAALEAGAKLNDPLAVPALLEMAKSGPKDNRQAAIRLLSRMDPNPMIDIGVRQFLDDRDMDVRFAAYECLRRRRDSSIRVYSLNGRFKMELVDAKKPLIYLTQTGDPRIVIFGENAELMRPLTANLWNGKLLMRGEMDDPNVQIFYRSSPDINPTIDNVPAKLASIVSFMAKPVGPRGADAGIALSYSETINALHSLWSAGYIAGEFQGEQDRLLAAILKEDKRATPVDRPEFPSEADVTDSLLTRTPDSTPKQLDAKPKIVDTVPR is encoded by the coding sequence ATGCGGTTCGTCCTGTGTTTGATCCTGATCTGCGTCGCCTCAAGTTGCTCCAACATTGAGAAGGCGACACCGCAGCCCAAGTCCTCCTTCGTGCAGCGCCCGCCGGTGGAGATGGACGTCGATCCGATCATGCGCGGGACCATCGCGGGAGAGGCCGTGCTGCTCGGCTTCAACGACACCGTGGTGCGCGGCTACGGACTGGTGGTCGGCCTCAAGGGCACCGGAAGCCGGGCCATGCCGGTGGAGGTCCGCGCCCTGCTGCTGCGCGAAATGGGCCGGCGCAACATGTCCGATCCCCTGCTGAACCTGGGCGGATCTCCTTCGCGACTGCTGGACACCGACGACGTGGCCGCGGTGATCGTGGAAGGCATCATTCCGCCGGGCGCGATCGCGGGGACGAAGTTCGACGTGCGCCTCTTCGCGGCGCCCGGCACCTCGACCACGAGCCTGGAGGGCGGACGCCTGTGGACCACGGATCTGCGCCCCGGCATTCTGACCAGCGGCGCCCAGCAGGCCTTCCCCATCGCCGAGGCGGGCGGACCCATCTTCATCAATCCCTTCTCGACCGCGGTGGCGGTGGGCTCCGACGCGGTCGACCGCCTGAGCGGCCGAATCCTCGAGGGCGGCACCGTGCTGAAGGATCGCTCGCTGAAGCTGCGCCTGGCGACCCCCAGCCACAATCGCACGCGCACCATTCAATCCGCGATCAATGGACTCTTTCCGCGCGAGGTGGGTCAGAAGAACGACACTGCCATGGGCAAGAGCGACGAATTGATCGACCTCACCGTGCCGCCGAGCTTCAAGGACCGGACCGGTGATTTCGCCCAGCTCATCCGCCACTCGCCGGTGGACATCGGCGCGACCGAGCAGACCGCCACCAACATCCGGCGCAGCCTGGTGGCCAATCCCGGCGCCGCCGAAGCGGCCGCCTGGCGCTGGCAGTCGCTGGGCAAGAAAAGCATTCCGATCATTCAGGAGCTCTACACCAACCCCGAGGAGCAGCCCCGAATGGCGGCGCTCGAAGCCGGCGCCAAGCTGAATGACCCGCTGGCCGTTCCCGCCCTGCTGGAGATGGCCAAGTCCGGACCCAAGGACAACCGCCAAGCGGCGATCCGACTGCTCTCCCGGATGGATCCCAACCCCATGATCGACATCGGCGTGCGGCAGTTCCTGGACGACCGGGACATGGACGTGCGCTTCGCGGCCTACGAATGCCTGCGCCGGCGACGTGACTCCTCGATCCGCGTCTACTCCCTCAACGGACGCTTCAAGATGGAGCTGGTGGACGCCAAGAAGCCCCTGATCTACCTCACCCAGACCGGAGATCCGCGGATCGTGATTTTCGGCGAAAACGCCGAGTTGATGCGGCCTTTGACCGCCAATCTCTGGAACGGCAAGCTGCTGATGCGGGGCGAGATGGACGACCCGAACGTGCAGATCTTCTACCGCTCGAGCCCCGACATCAATCCCACCATCGACAACGTCCCGGCCAAGCTCGCCTCGATCGTGAGCTTCATGGCCAAGCCCGTCGGACCCCGCGGCGCCGACGCGGGCATCGCGCTGAGCTACAGCGAGACCATCAATGCGCTGCACTCCCTGTGGAGCGCGGGCTACATCGCCGGCGAGTTCCAGGGGGAGCAGGACCGCCTGCTGGCGGCGATCCTGAAGGAGGACAAACGGGCGACTCCGGTCGACCGGCCCGAGTTCCCGTCGGAGGCGGACGTCACCGATTCCCTGCTGACCCGGACGCCGGATTCCACCCCGAAGCAACTTGATGCCAAGCCGAAAATCGTTGATACTGTCCCGCGCTGA
- a CDS encoding RluA family pseudouridine synthase, with product MAHQHDKQPKAQTARPERQLPKANPKIRVTILFDDGHVLALDKPAGLPTQPGRGHLDDTLVNAAFATHGEALSKLGADRDWGLLHRLDRDVGGVVLLGLTELGYDRVRAQFENRTVAKRYLAIVHHAPPAPTGRCTRALEEVIRGEMKVSVHPPRGGEAAETRWKQLDKSKTHAFLEVEPLTGRLHQIRAHLAMIGCPIVGDRVYRADLPPNTSRAPAGRDPEPLLLHAWEIEFQSVAGKRERVRSTPGIDLLQFARKQQWQPPV from the coding sequence ATGGCCCACCAGCACGACAAGCAACCGAAGGCGCAGACTGCGCGGCCGGAGCGCCAGCTTCCCAAGGCCAATCCGAAAATCCGCGTCACCATTCTGTTCGACGACGGGCATGTGCTCGCGCTGGACAAGCCCGCGGGGTTGCCCACGCAGCCCGGCCGCGGCCACCTGGACGACACGCTGGTCAACGCCGCCTTTGCCACGCATGGCGAGGCGCTCTCCAAGCTTGGCGCCGACCGCGACTGGGGCTTGCTGCACCGTCTGGACCGCGATGTCGGCGGAGTGGTGCTTCTGGGGTTGACCGAATTGGGCTACGACCGGGTGCGGGCGCAATTCGAGAATCGCACGGTCGCCAAGCGCTACCTTGCGATCGTCCACCACGCGCCACCCGCTCCGACGGGCCGCTGCACGCGGGCGCTGGAGGAAGTCATCCGCGGCGAGATGAAGGTCAGCGTCCATCCGCCGCGCGGCGGCGAGGCCGCGGAGACCCGCTGGAAGCAGCTCGACAAGTCCAAGACGCATGCCTTTCTTGAGGTCGAGCCGTTGACCGGCCGCTTGCACCAGATCCGGGCCCATCTGGCGATGATCGGCTGCCCGATCGTGGGCGACCGCGTCTACCGCGCCGACCTGCCTCCCAACACTTCACGGGCTCCCGCCGGGCGCGATCCGGAACCCCTGCTGCTTCACGCCTGGGAGATCGAATTCCAAAGCGTGGCTGGAAAGCGGGAGCGGGTTCGCAGCACGCCGGGAATCGACCTGCTTCAATTCGCCCGAAAGCAGCAATGGCAACCACCGGTTTGA
- a CDS encoding aminotransferase class I/II-fold pyridoxal phosphate-dependent enzyme, which yields MLRESSPTAARLAPFGESVFTRMSRLAAEHKAVNLGQGFPNFDGPEFVKLAGKSAIDGGFGQYARAFGLPELNRAIAARFRIDSGIEVDPEKEVTVTSGCTEAIAAVMLGLVEPGEEVVVVEPFYDSYGATIAMAGGVLRSVRLSPPDFSFPLEALKAVLTPRTRLILVNSPHNPTGRVFTDAELAGIAALAIQHDCLVVSDEVYEHIWFERRHRSIATLPGMRERTIVLSSLGKTFSLTGWKIGWAIAPPRFTQAIRSAHQFLTFCSATPLQRAAVDALAAPESYFTQLRSDYAKRRESLLGILRASGFDPFVPEGSYFVLARHEPFGFPTDEAFCEHLIKSVGVAAIPCSPFYAAAAGETGGDDPTRLIRFAFCKNIDTIEEAGRRLKQGLRPVAK from the coding sequence ATGCTTCGCGAGAGCTCACCCACGGCGGCTCGCCTTGCCCCATTCGGCGAGAGCGTCTTCACGCGCATGAGCCGTCTGGCCGCGGAGCACAAGGCCGTGAATCTGGGTCAGGGGTTTCCCAATTTCGATGGACCGGAGTTCGTCAAACTCGCCGGAAAGTCGGCGATCGACGGGGGATTCGGCCAGTACGCCCGTGCCTTCGGCCTGCCCGAATTGAACCGCGCCATCGCGGCGAGATTCCGGATCGACTCCGGCATCGAGGTCGATCCCGAGAAGGAAGTCACCGTCACCAGCGGCTGCACCGAGGCGATCGCGGCGGTCATGCTCGGACTGGTCGAACCCGGCGAGGAAGTCGTGGTGGTCGAGCCCTTCTACGACAGCTACGGAGCGACCATTGCGATGGCGGGGGGAGTGCTGCGCAGCGTCCGCCTGAGCCCGCCCGATTTCTCATTTCCGCTCGAGGCGTTGAAGGCCGTGCTCACGCCGCGCACACGCTTGATCCTTGTCAACTCGCCCCACAATCCCACCGGTCGCGTCTTCACCGACGCGGAGCTTGCGGGCATTGCGGCGCTGGCCATCCAGCACGACTGCCTGGTGGTGAGCGACGAGGTCTACGAGCACATCTGGTTCGAGCGCCGGCACCGCTCCATCGCCACGCTTCCCGGCATGCGCGAGCGCACCATCGTGCTCTCCAGCCTGGGCAAGACCTTCTCGCTCACGGGATGGAAGATCGGGTGGGCCATCGCGCCGCCACGATTCACGCAAGCCATCCGCAGCGCCCACCAGTTCCTCACCTTCTGCTCGGCAACGCCCCTGCAGCGGGCCGCGGTCGACGCGCTGGCGGCGCCCGAGAGCTATTTCACCCAGTTGCGAAGTGATTACGCCAAGCGGCGGGAATCCTTGCTGGGCATTCTTCGCGCTTCCGGATTCGATCCCTTCGTCCCCGAGGGCTCCTATTTCGTGCTCGCCCGACATGAGCCTTTTGGGTTTCCCACCGACGAGGCCTTCTGCGAACACCTGATCAAGAGCGTGGGCGTGGCAGCGATTCCATGCAGTCCCTTCTATGCAGCCGCGGCCGGTGAGACCGGCGGAGACGATCCGACCCGGCTGATTCGCTTCGCTTTCTGCAAAAACATCGACACCATCGAGGAGGCGGGGCGGCGGCTGAAGCAGGGTTTGAGGCCTGTCGCGAAATAG
- the rplU gene encoding 50S ribosomal protein L21 — MYAIFEDSGTQILVRQGDEIEIDLRPLEDGQKTLTFDKVLALGGTDGTPAKIGVPYLATAKVEAEVMESFLGEKLVIGKYSRRKGYRRTLGHRQGLLRVRVTGISA; from the coding sequence GTGTACGCAATTTTTGAAGACAGCGGAACCCAGATTCTTGTTCGCCAGGGTGATGAGATCGAGATCGATCTTCGTCCCCTCGAGGACGGCCAGAAGACCCTCACCTTCGACAAGGTGCTCGCCCTTGGCGGCACTGACGGCACCCCCGCGAAGATCGGTGTTCCCTACCTCGCCACGGCGAAGGTGGAGGCCGAGGTGATGGAGTCCTTCCTGGGCGAAAAGCTGGTCATCGGCAAATATTCCCGCCGCAAGGGCTACCGCCGCACACTTGGTCATCGCCAAGGGCTGCTGCGCGTCCGAGTGACGGGCATCTCGGCGTAA
- a CDS encoding DMT family transporter translates to MTIERAGELAGLATSALWVISSLSFAAAGRRMGATQVNLLRSLLAGVFLLGLHWILSGTPWPQIGSHRTWILALSGVLGLAIGDQFLFAGYVLVGPRTTTLLLTLAPAVAAMLSWVLFGEWMVMQAIVGMTVTLAGVMWVAAERPHASSSITPAQQRKGVWYGVGAAVCQGLGMVLASNGLKGAIDPISAQTVRMSAGAVGIVLIAMIVGRMNRAKRNAFAADAMTAPPPLALPPQGGILALLLGTVTGPILGVWCSLYALQKLEVGVATTLMSLVPVMILPFTRLTEGRWPTPRAMLGAVIAVAGVAILATAPSAAVV, encoded by the coding sequence ATGACGATTGAACGCGCCGGCGAACTGGCCGGGCTCGCGACCAGCGCGCTGTGGGTGATCTCAAGCCTCTCCTTCGCCGCGGCGGGACGCCGGATGGGCGCCACCCAGGTCAATTTGCTGCGAAGCCTGCTGGCGGGTGTGTTCCTTTTGGGATTGCACTGGATTCTCTCGGGCACACCCTGGCCGCAGATCGGCTCGCATCGCACCTGGATCCTCGCGCTGAGCGGCGTGCTCGGCCTGGCCATCGGCGATCAATTCCTTTTCGCGGGCTACGTCCTGGTCGGGCCGCGCACCACCACGCTGCTTTTGACTCTGGCGCCGGCCGTCGCGGCGATGCTCTCCTGGGTCCTCTTCGGAGAGTGGATGGTGATGCAGGCCATCGTCGGCATGACGGTCACTCTGGCCGGGGTGATGTGGGTCGCGGCGGAGCGGCCGCATGCCTCCAGCTCGATCACGCCCGCCCAACAGCGCAAGGGGGTCTGGTATGGAGTCGGTGCTGCGGTCTGCCAGGGCTTGGGCATGGTCCTGGCCAGCAACGGGCTCAAGGGTGCCATCGATCCGATCTCCGCCCAGACCGTCCGCATGAGCGCCGGCGCCGTGGGCATTGTGCTCATTGCGATGATCGTCGGCCGAATGAACCGGGCGAAGAGAAACGCTTTCGCCGCCGATGCGATGACCGCGCCACCACCGCTTGCGCTCCCTCCTCAAGGCGGCATCCTGGCGCTGCTCCTGGGAACCGTGACCGGCCCGATTCTGGGCGTGTGGTGCTCGCTCTACGCCCTGCAAAAACTCGAAGTGGGGGTGGCCACGACCCTGATGTCCCTGGTCCCGGTGATGATTCTGCCCTTCACCCGCCTCACGGAGGGGCGCTGGCCGACGCCGCGGGCCATGCTTGGCGCGGTGATTGCCGTGGCGGGTGTGGCCATTCTGGCGACCGCGCCCAGCGCCGCTGTCGTCTGA
- a CDS encoding uracil-DNA glycosylase, whose amino-acid sequence MSPSINTRLQSLNLADQAMGLKSVPAHRAQPAPNLGGEPVRENVQTQAVRAPSDTMSEKPLQTPIPRATSPAPKAAGGIAGSASMQWGLARPLPNSLQERNAALEEIRARHDSTCPLCTTIDTYTQTVPGEGSAVAELFFVGEAPGEQEDLTGRPFVGRAGAKLEEMMKAMGLSREQVFIANVLKSRPPNNRTPTPIEVDQCGPFLLEQLMVIRPKVIVTLGGPATKLILGLEEGITRLRGIWAAWTPPKGVDLQPIPVMPTFHPAYLLRNYTLETRTQVWSDLQKAMTKLAPRPPASKN is encoded by the coding sequence ATGAGTCCCTCAATCAACACCAGGCTTCAATCGCTCAACCTTGCCGACCAGGCGATGGGATTGAAGTCGGTGCCGGCACACCGGGCGCAACCCGCTCCCAATCTTGGCGGCGAACCCGTTCGAGAGAATGTCCAGACTCAAGCCGTTCGCGCGCCGTCGGACACCATGTCGGAGAAGCCGCTGCAAACGCCGATTCCGCGCGCAACTTCACCCGCTCCCAAAGCGGCCGGCGGAATCGCCGGCTCCGCGAGCATGCAGTGGGGTCTCGCTCGTCCGCTGCCAAATTCACTCCAGGAGCGCAACGCAGCCTTGGAGGAAATCCGCGCCCGCCACGACTCGACCTGCCCGCTCTGCACGACCATCGACACCTACACCCAGACGGTTCCGGGCGAAGGCAGCGCTGTGGCCGAATTGTTTTTCGTCGGCGAAGCGCCGGGCGAGCAGGAGGATCTGACCGGCCGGCCCTTCGTGGGACGGGCCGGCGCCAAACTGGAGGAGATGATGAAGGCCATGGGCCTGAGCCGCGAGCAGGTCTTCATCGCCAACGTGCTCAAGAGCAGGCCTCCCAACAATCGCACCCCGACGCCCATCGAAGTGGATCAGTGCGGCCCCTTCCTCCTCGAGCAGTTGATGGTGATCCGCCCCAAAGTCATTGTCACCCTCGGCGGTCCTGCCACCAAGTTGATCCTTGGGCTCGAAGAGGGGATCACCAGGCTCCGTGGGATCTGGGCCGCTTGGACGCCCCCCAAGGGCGTCGATCTGCAGCCGATTCCGGTGATGCCGACCTTCCATCCCGCCTATTTGCTGCGGAATTACACCTTGGAAACCCGCACGCAAGTCTGGTCCGACCTGCAAAAGGCGATGACCAAGCTGGCTCCCCGCCCGCCGGCCTCAAAAAACTGA